A genomic stretch from Falco cherrug isolate bFalChe1 chromosome 1, bFalChe1.pri, whole genome shotgun sequence includes:
- the GIMD1 gene encoding LOW QUALITY PROTEIN: GTPase IMAP family member GIMD1 (The sequence of the model RefSeq protein was modified relative to this genomic sequence to represent the inferred CDS: inserted 4 bases in 2 codons; deleted 3 bases in 3 codons; substituted 3 bases at 3 genomic stop codons) has translation MTESNEMTTNFVVFGRTQTGKSATGNSLLGSSDFESHCSQSSVTTCCSLGHSCCILGIILXNGYKXVLHIXALDTPSYPHSSLSKGQVTDTVTSALLPHFREEALYLSLLVLRADLLLCLDESDHTIQFIQQLLDPTWKDFTAALLTHADKAEETEFSEETYLHTASGILLSLLXSVQHKYIFLDNQKSIIXEERAIVLRKLLNFIRHNYHVLLLKHSKE, from the exons ATGACAGAGAGCAATGAGATGACCACCAACTTTGTTGTCTTTGGAAGAACTCAA ACTGGCAAAAGTGCTACTGGGAACAGCCTGCTGGGCAGCTCAGAC TTTGAGAGTCATTGCTCCCAAAGCTCTGTGACTACATGCTGCAGCCTTGGacacagctgctgcattttggggATTATATTATGAAATGGCTATAA AGTTCTCCACATCTGAGCACTTGACACTCCAAGCTACCCTCACAGCAGTCTGAGCAAAGGGCAGGTGACAGACACC GTGACATCAGCCTTGCTGCCCCACTTCAGGGAGGAAGCCCTGTATCTATCTCTCTTGGTCCTGAGGGCTGATTTGCTTCTGTGTCTGGATGAAAGTGATCACACAATTCAGTTCATCCAg CAACTTCTGGATCCCACATGGAAGGATTTCACTGCAGCTCTACTTACTCATGCAGACAAGGCAGAAGAGACTGAATTCAGTGAGGAAACGTACTTGCACACTGCCTCAGGTATTCTGTTGTCACTTTTGTGATCAGTACAgcacaaatatattttcctagACAACCAGAAGAGCATAAT AGAGGAAAGAGCTATTGTCTTAAGAAAGCTCTTGAATTTTATAAGACATAATTATCATGTGCTTTTACTTAAACACAGCAAGgaataa